A single region of the Cronobacter condimenti 1330 genome encodes:
- a CDS encoding AAA family ATPase yields the protein MQLLRIRIPAFRNLRDLDIAFDTHLQPSGSAINALPKPIRSHVLIGQNGTGKSNLIEGLITIFRDVDLDREAAFNYTLEYSIHGHVVRIEADSAKQKRPYVWVDDKAASQGFLLKNRQLLPAHIFAYYSGRNERIEALFHEHERRFNQRQEITTNEVLSEQLLENFTGTDADIRAIEEAKRRREVRLKHVGDDRLRRLFYCRGGHSQLVLLACLLSDDPVFQKVLKNLHIESLESALFVLKEPHRLREKRRNGKFEVQELNEGDPRFWYARSNVVSEFLDKLWKVAWAPIEQETTKHIDFRGRTEKQNQLYLFVSSQEKLKQLGESIGSTDSFFRYAEGAYIGDLIDEIRIVVKKRDEHGGKVSFTHLSEGELQMLTVLGLMRIARDDNCLFLLDEPDTHLNPIWKLRYFDDIEGVLSSDDTALLQSESQILITTHDPMMVGSLKREQVHILRRDGNTTLVDSPDEHPQGMGVTGLLKSELFGLSSTLDIETERRLFRRNELFALDERTHEQDDELRRLSSELADLGFSNADFKDPFYAKFVRRMAKHTKFHKPVLTPEEQAEQDTIADSIIDEILREDDGQ from the coding sequence ATGCAACTGCTTCGCATTCGTATCCCAGCCTTCCGCAATCTGCGTGATCTAGACATAGCTTTCGATACCCACCTACAGCCTTCGGGAAGTGCGATAAATGCACTGCCCAAACCCATTCGAAGTCACGTGCTGATTGGCCAAAATGGCACTGGCAAATCCAATCTGATTGAGGGGCTGATCACCATCTTCCGTGATGTCGATCTCGATCGTGAAGCAGCCTTCAATTATACACTGGAATACAGTATCCACGGCCATGTTGTGCGTATTGAAGCCGATTCTGCCAAGCAGAAACGCCCCTATGTATGGGTAGATGATAAAGCAGCATCACAGGGCTTTTTGCTCAAAAACCGCCAGTTACTGCCAGCACATATTTTTGCTTATTACTCAGGTCGCAATGAGCGTATTGAAGCTCTGTTTCATGAACATGAGCGACGCTTTAATCAGCGCCAGGAAATCACCACTAACGAAGTCCTGTCCGAACAGCTTCTGGAAAACTTTACTGGCACCGACGCGGATATTCGTGCGATTGAAGAGGCCAAACGCCGCCGTGAAGTGCGGCTGAAACATGTGGGCGATGATCGTCTGCGACGCCTATTCTATTGTCGTGGTGGACACAGCCAACTGGTACTTCTGGCTTGTCTGCTGTCGGACGACCCTGTGTTTCAAAAGGTACTAAAGAACCTCCACATCGAATCGTTAGAATCCGCTCTATTCGTTTTGAAAGAGCCGCACCGGCTGCGTGAAAAACGCCGCAATGGCAAGTTCGAAGTGCAGGAACTGAATGAAGGTGACCCACGCTTTTGGTACGCTCGCAGTAATGTGGTCAGCGAGTTTCTTGACAAACTCTGGAAGGTGGCTTGGGCCCCCATTGAACAGGAGACGACTAAACATATTGATTTTCGTGGTCGCACAGAGAAGCAAAATCAACTGTACTTGTTTGTCTCAAGCCAAGAGAAGCTTAAACAATTGGGAGAGTCGATCGGCAGCACTGACAGTTTCTTTCGTTACGCTGAAGGAGCCTATATTGGTGATCTGATCGATGAAATACGTATTGTGGTTAAAAAGCGTGATGAACATGGTGGTAAGGTAAGCTTTACTCACCTTTCTGAAGGAGAATTACAAATGCTCACCGTGCTCGGTTTGATGCGGATCGCCCGAGACGATAATTGCTTGTTCCTGCTTGACGAACCCGACACCCATCTGAATCCGATCTGGAAATTGCGCTACTTCGACGATATAGAAGGTGTACTCAGCTCGGATGATACAGCTCTACTACAGAGCGAATCCCAAATACTCATTACAACCCATGACCCAATGATGGTTGGCAGTCTGAAGCGTGAACAGGTACATATACTGCGTCGCGATGGTAATACTACGCTTGTCGATAGCCCTGATGAACATCCGCAAGGAATGGGTGTAACCGGGTTGCTTAAAAGTGAGCTGTTTGGATTGTCATCCACATTGGATATCGAAACCGAGCGCCGCTTGTTTCGCCGTAATGAACTTTTTGCTCTCGATGAAAGAACTCATGAACAAGATGATGAACTACGCCGTTTGAGTTCAGAATTGGCAGACTTAGGCTTTTCAAATGCAGATTTCAAAGACCCTTTCTATGCTAAGTTTGTACGACGAATGGCCAAACACACTAAGTTCCACAAACCAGTTCTTACGCCGGAGGAACAAGCTGAGCAGGATACAATTGCCGACTCAATCATCGATGAGATTTTACGTGAGGATGATGGACAATGA
- a CDS encoding integrase, translating into MARQTKPLSVKEIESAKPREADYVLYDGDGLELLIKSSGSKIWQFRYIRPVTKKRAKKSIGPYPSVTLADARNYRAESRSLLAKQIDPQEHRQEQLRSSLEAKTNTFQLVAERWWNVKKASVTEDYAEDIWRSLERDVFPAIGDVSVTDIKAHTLVRAVQPVQARGALETVRRLCQRINEIMIYAQNTGLIDAVPSVNIGKAFEKPQKKNMPSIRPDQLPQLMQTMRTASISLSTRCLFMWQLLTITRPAEAAEARWDEVDLKAREWKIPASRMKMNRDHTVPLSNEAIAVLEMMKPLSGNREFIFPSRIKPNQPMNSQTVNASLKRAGFGGVLVSHGLRSIASTALNEKNFPPDVIEAALAHVDKNEVRRAYNRSDYLEQRRAMMQWWADFVMVAERGSTIEVGTKGMRLVGS; encoded by the coding sequence ATGGCAAGACAAACCAAACCTCTATCCGTTAAAGAAATCGAATCTGCTAAACCCAGGGAAGCGGACTACGTTCTCTATGATGGTGATGGCCTTGAGCTACTCATCAAATCCAGCGGGAGTAAAATCTGGCAGTTTCGCTATATTCGCCCTGTCACCAAGAAGCGCGCGAAGAAGAGCATCGGCCCCTACCCATCAGTTACCCTTGCCGATGCCAGAAACTATCGGGCAGAGTCTCGCTCACTCCTCGCGAAACAAATCGATCCACAGGAGCATCGGCAAGAACAACTTCGCAGTTCGCTGGAAGCCAAAACCAATACTTTCCAGCTCGTGGCTGAACGTTGGTGGAATGTGAAGAAGGCCAGTGTGACCGAGGACTACGCAGAAGATATCTGGCGCTCTCTTGAGAGAGATGTTTTTCCTGCGATTGGCGACGTCAGCGTTACAGATATTAAAGCTCATACACTGGTTCGGGCCGTTCAACCTGTTCAGGCCAGAGGCGCACTGGAAACCGTCCGTCGCCTTTGCCAGCGCATCAATGAGATCATGATCTATGCCCAAAATACGGGGCTGATTGATGCGGTACCCAGTGTCAACATTGGCAAGGCCTTTGAGAAGCCGCAGAAAAAAAATATGCCAAGCATTCGACCGGATCAGCTACCTCAACTGATGCAGACGATGCGAACAGCCAGCATTAGCCTTTCCACACGCTGCCTGTTTATGTGGCAACTTCTTACCATTACCCGCCCTGCCGAAGCAGCTGAGGCTCGCTGGGACGAAGTAGATCTGAAAGCGCGAGAATGGAAAATTCCCGCATCACGGATGAAAATGAACCGTGACCATACTGTCCCATTATCAAATGAAGCAATAGCTGTGCTGGAAATGATGAAGCCATTAAGCGGCAATCGAGAATTTATCTTTCCCAGTCGTATCAAGCCCAACCAGCCAATGAATAGTCAGACCGTTAACGCATCGCTAAAACGCGCAGGTTTTGGTGGGGTGCTCGTTTCACACGGGCTGCGATCTATTGCAAGTACAGCCCTTAATGAGAAAAACTTCCCTCCAGATGTGATTGAGGCGGCATTAGCCCATGTGGATAAGAATGAGGTTCGTCGTGCTTATAATCGTAGCGATTACCTTGAGCAACGACGAGCGATGATGCAGTGGTGGGCTGATTTTGTCATGGTGGCAGAGCGTGGAAGTACCATTGAGGTAGGGACAAAAGGAATGCGTTTAGTGGGGAGCTAA
- a CDS encoding Ig-like domain-containing protein has translation MAVQNSLSPTVDILNQNTGDVITHYSQNADRVVNLSQTSIVRINASPETVNFYERQGNDLIVHMKDGTTVRYQHFFLLDAEGQHSELIFEDDKGVHHALFPFASEPGPAVAEAIVPSMADTTLGALTGAEGLTTLEVLGGIAAVGAIAGVAIAASNSGGGGGDNNNNGGGDNGGGDNGGGDNGGETPDPAEIAFDPLTDDNVLNSSEVLQDQILSGVVDAANAGRTITVTLGGNTYTAVIGADGSWSVTLPASALQALPQGLNTIGITLVDVNGNTISQTVDINVDTVAPALQFIPFTNGSLGGEQTTTDQILRGFTGAAEEGQTVTITLNGKTYTATVGADGSWQASIPAADLQALQNGQEYVLNVSITDLAGNTSSSETRFTVNLDQPALTLDPLTADNALNGAELGNDQILSGTTENIAAGAVVTVTLNGVNYYATVGGDGTWQVTLPSGDLQALANGNAALTVSVPNGTGTPLTVTDTIVVDRAPPSVSIAILSTDDYLNAAEAS, from the coding sequence ATGGCCGTTCAAAATAGTCTTTCGCCTACCGTGGATATTCTCAACCAGAATACCGGAGACGTGATTACCCATTATTCCCAGAATGCGGACCGGGTCGTCAATTTATCCCAGACCAGCATTGTGAGAATAAACGCTTCTCCCGAAACGGTTAATTTCTACGAACGGCAGGGGAATGACCTGATTGTCCATATGAAAGATGGGACAACGGTGCGCTACCAGCATTTCTTCTTACTTGATGCCGAAGGCCAGCATAGCGAGCTTATTTTTGAAGATGACAAAGGTGTGCATCACGCGCTGTTCCCGTTTGCCTCTGAACCCGGCCCGGCGGTGGCCGAGGCGATTGTGCCTTCCATGGCGGATACCACGCTTGGCGCGCTCACCGGTGCAGAAGGGCTGACCACGCTTGAGGTGCTGGGGGGCATTGCGGCGGTTGGCGCTATCGCGGGTGTGGCGATCGCCGCCAGCAACAGCGGTGGTGGCGGCGGCGACAATAACAACAATGGCGGCGGTGATAATGGGGGCGGGGACAACGGCGGTGGCGACAACGGCGGCGAAACGCCGGACCCGGCAGAAATCGCGTTCGATCCGCTGACCGACGATAACGTGCTCAACAGCAGCGAAGTGCTGCAAGACCAGATACTGAGCGGCGTGGTGGACGCTGCCAACGCGGGCCGTACCATTACAGTCACGCTTGGTGGCAATACCTACACCGCTGTTATCGGCGCGGATGGCAGCTGGAGCGTGACGCTCCCGGCAAGCGCCCTGCAAGCGTTGCCGCAAGGGCTTAATACCATCGGTATTACGCTTGTCGATGTAAACGGCAACACGATTAGCCAGACGGTTGATATCAACGTCGATACCGTCGCACCCGCCTTACAGTTCATTCCTTTTACCAATGGTTCGCTGGGCGGCGAGCAGACGACGACCGATCAGATCCTGCGCGGCTTTACCGGTGCGGCGGAAGAAGGGCAGACCGTCACCATCACTCTGAATGGGAAAACGTATACCGCGACCGTGGGCGCGGACGGCAGCTGGCAGGCGAGCATTCCGGCAGCGGATCTTCAGGCGCTGCAAAACGGTCAGGAGTATGTGCTAAACGTCAGCATTACCGATCTCGCGGGCAACACCAGCAGCAGCGAAACGCGCTTTACGGTCAATCTTGACCAGCCCGCGCTGACGCTCGACCCGCTCACGGCAGATAACGCGCTGAATGGCGCCGAGCTTGGCAACGATCAGATTCTGAGCGGCACCACTGAAAATATCGCAGCGGGGGCGGTCGTCACCGTCACCCTGAACGGCGTGAACTATTACGCGACCGTCGGCGGTGACGGCACCTGGCAGGTCACGCTCCCGAGCGGCGATCTCCAGGCGCTTGCCAACGGCAACGCAGCGCTCACCGTCAGCGTACCGAACGGCACCGGCACGCCGCTCACCGTCACGGATACTATTGTTGTAGACCGTGCCCCGCCGTCCGTCTCGATAGCCATTCTCTCCACCGACGATTATCTGAATGCGGCAGAGGCGTCGTAG
- a CDS encoding class I SAM-dependent DNA methyltransferase has product MNLSSTIKSIQDIMRKDDGVDGDAQRLGQLTWMLFLKVFDQREEEWEESDPAYKSPLPEKYRWRNWAAYKADVDGKKKPQIIGSELINFVNNELFPTLKEIDANKSPRHKVIRSVFEDANNYMKSGPQMLAVIEKLEEAINFHDFTIRANIGDVYEQMLNDLRGAGNAGEFYTPRAITAFMADRVNPRLDKRETVMDPACGTGGFLTAAIDHFRNQLAIMKSSHPEDKLAIEKLILGIEKKQLPHLLCTTNMLLHGIDVPSQIEHKNTLGTSWNEWGDNDKVDCIITNPPFGGYEDDGVGSDYPADLRTRETADMFMALIIKKLLKENGRAAVVLPDGFLFGDGIKSTLKKLLLRDCKLHTIIRLPKGVFAPYTTIKTNLLFFTKGNSVDNGTEYFHTDTIWFYEHPYPPGYKSYSKTKPIRLEEFESERNWWGSEANDFADRVENEFAWKVDFKAKREQAETDAQPHWQLAEMLNNKARELDCRIRDLRDSIKGVSDKIQRQAVEDDIEILRYESEGLRLKARDAQAVGDGHYWPIFNLDLKNPNVPEEESIDPEELLIKYKKLLGEIEETENQLKSELAAALAHHFSGEDV; this is encoded by the coding sequence ATGAATCTCAGCAGCACAATTAAATCCATTCAGGATATCATGCGCAAGGATGATGGCGTCGACGGAGACGCACAGCGTCTTGGTCAGCTAACATGGATGCTGTTCCTCAAAGTGTTCGATCAACGAGAAGAGGAATGGGAGGAAAGCGACCCAGCGTATAAATCCCCTTTGCCAGAAAAGTATCGCTGGCGTAACTGGGCTGCCTATAAAGCAGATGTTGACGGCAAAAAGAAACCACAGATCATCGGTAGTGAACTGATCAATTTCGTTAACAACGAGTTATTCCCGACTCTTAAAGAAATTGATGCCAATAAGAGCCCCCGGCACAAAGTGATCCGTAGTGTTTTTGAGGATGCTAATAACTATATGAAATCCGGCCCGCAAATGCTGGCTGTGATCGAGAAGTTAGAAGAGGCTATCAATTTTCACGATTTTACCATCCGCGCCAATATTGGTGATGTGTACGAGCAAATGCTCAATGACCTGCGTGGCGCAGGTAATGCTGGGGAATTTTATACGCCGCGTGCTATCACGGCCTTTATGGCGGATAGAGTCAACCCACGCCTAGACAAGCGTGAGACAGTCATGGACCCAGCCTGTGGAACAGGCGGCTTCTTGACCGCCGCAATAGACCACTTCCGCAATCAACTCGCGATAATGAAATCATCGCATCCTGAGGACAAGCTAGCTATTGAAAAACTGATCCTCGGCATAGAAAAGAAGCAGTTGCCGCACCTGCTCTGCACCACCAATATGCTATTGCATGGTATTGATGTGCCTAGCCAGATCGAGCACAAAAACACATTAGGTACCAGTTGGAATGAATGGGGTGACAACGATAAGGTTGACTGTATCATTACCAATCCCCCATTCGGTGGGTATGAAGATGATGGAGTGGGCAGCGACTATCCTGCAGACCTGCGTACCCGTGAAACCGCCGACATGTTTATGGCGCTCATCATTAAAAAGCTACTGAAGGAAAATGGTCGCGCCGCAGTGGTATTACCGGATGGATTTTTATTTGGCGATGGCATCAAAAGCACGCTGAAAAAACTACTACTGCGCGACTGCAAATTGCATACCATCATCCGCTTACCGAAAGGTGTTTTTGCGCCGTATACTACCATCAAGACCAACCTTCTGTTTTTCACCAAAGGCAACTCGGTGGACAATGGCACTGAATACTTCCACACCGATACCATCTGGTTTTACGAGCACCCCTATCCACCAGGTTACAAAAGCTACTCCAAAACCAAGCCCATCCGGCTAGAAGAATTTGAATCCGAGCGAAATTGGTGGGGTAGCGAGGCCAACGATTTTGCCGACCGGGTAGAAAACGAATTCGCTTGGAAGGTGGATTTCAAAGCCAAACGTGAGCAGGCTGAAACTGATGCGCAACCGCATTGGCAACTCGCAGAAATGCTCAACAACAAAGCTAGAGAATTGGATTGCCGCATCCGTGATTTGCGCGATTCTATTAAAGGTGTCAGCGATAAAATCCAGCGTCAAGCTGTTGAAGATGATATTGAAATTTTACGCTATGAAAGTGAGGGCCTACGCTTAAAAGCACGTGATGCCCAAGCGGTTGGTGATGGCCACTATTGGCCAATTTTTAATCTTGACCTTAAAAACCCTAATGTACCAGAAGAGGAATCCATTGATCCTGAAGAACTTTTGATTAAATACAAGAAGTTGTTGGGAGAGATTGAAGAAACAGAAAATCAGCTCAAAAGCGAATTAGCCGCAGCCTTGGCTCATCATTTTTCTGGTGAGGATGTTTGA
- a CDS encoding AlpA family phage regulatory protein, with amino-acid sequence MTCITPSVKILRISALVKKIGISRSTIYDWLNPKSPRYDVTFPKQRRLGMHSVGWMESEIDKWLEECCPQV; translated from the coding sequence ATGACCTGTATTACCCCATCGGTAAAAATTCTGCGCATCAGCGCCCTTGTGAAAAAAATTGGAATCAGCCGCTCAACAATCTATGACTGGCTAAATCCGAAGTCGCCACGCTATGACGTAACATTCCCTAAACAGCGCCGCCTGGGTATGCACTCTGTTGGCTGGATGGAATCTGAAATCGATAAATGGCTGGAGGAATGCTGCCCGCAGGTTTGA
- a CDS encoding restriction endonuclease subunit S, producing MDAKQFLAEFGHIANAPGGVTRLRELIFSLASDGKLIPDCELIEKTHLDKVADFVMGQAPPGNECNTTGKGTIFVKTGEFGELYPIVREWTTKPLRFAKQGDVLICVVGATVGKLNLAIDCAIGRSVAAIRPRDGLKTKYLYYMLMSFTLQLRSGSRGSAQGVIGKSELSSVKLRVPNDNEQSRIVAKVDELMALCDKFEEQLQCRRKLQNALRQSILQAIARANSAQELQTNWMLLADNFGWLFRTPEDIAELRKLSSELAIRGVLDTYSGPTNESTVDVYLAELGRKKSGKRFAKSIQPDELFSLPNGWRWVLLEDLLSDSESGWSPKCEAEPRREGEWGVLKVSAVTWGVFDPNENKRLPLSLEARTECEVKPGDFILSRANTAELVARSVCVPDGCPKKLLMSDKIVRLNFLDNDLKPWVNLVNNSEVARFYYKERATGTSDSMRNVSRQVIHELPIPLPSLRVQERILSTLSRLLQYCDSLEKQAASRIKLSTQLAASTIASLTGIAIEHEEEPMKAPQTELISLLRLGAAPDIKDQAPLATILARHNGEMNAKDLWQRFNGEIDAFYAQLKTEVANGWIKEPTPAEVREKPDNTVGA from the coding sequence ATGGACGCGAAACAATTTTTGGCTGAATTTGGACATATTGCTAATGCACCAGGTGGTGTAACACGACTACGTGAACTAATTTTTTCCCTTGCATCTGATGGCAAGTTGATTCCAGACTGCGAGCTTATAGAAAAAACTCACTTAGACAAAGTGGCCGACTTTGTAATGGGTCAGGCCCCCCCTGGAAATGAATGCAATACAACGGGCAAAGGGACAATATTTGTCAAGACCGGTGAGTTCGGTGAGCTCTATCCAATTGTTCGTGAATGGACAACAAAGCCACTGAGGTTTGCCAAGCAAGGTGACGTATTAATTTGCGTAGTTGGTGCAACAGTTGGGAAACTAAATCTTGCGATTGACTGCGCGATTGGTCGAAGTGTAGCGGCGATTCGCCCCCGCGATGGATTGAAAACCAAATACTTATACTACATGTTGATGTCGTTTACGTTACAACTTCGCAGTGGTTCGCGTGGTTCAGCACAAGGAGTCATAGGCAAGTCGGAGCTTTCGTCCGTGAAGCTTAGGGTTCCGAACGATAACGAACAGTCTCGCATCGTCGCCAAAGTCGATGAGCTGATGGCCTTGTGCGACAAGTTTGAAGAGCAGTTGCAATGTCGTCGTAAACTTCAAAACGCATTGCGTCAATCAATCCTGCAGGCTATTGCCAGGGCCAACAGCGCGCAGGAACTGCAAACCAACTGGATGCTCCTTGCAGACAACTTTGGGTGGCTGTTTCGTACACCAGAGGATATTGCCGAACTCAGAAAACTGTCTTCAGAACTTGCTATTCGTGGTGTACTTGATACTTACAGCGGGCCAACCAACGAATCAACAGTTGATGTCTATTTGGCTGAATTAGGGAGAAAGAAGTCAGGCAAACGATTCGCAAAATCTATTCAACCGGACGAATTATTTTCACTGCCAAATGGATGGCGCTGGGTTCTGTTAGAAGATTTGTTGTCTGATTCAGAATCAGGATGGAGTCCCAAATGTGAAGCAGAACCTCGCCGTGAAGGTGAATGGGGGGTGCTTAAAGTTAGTGCCGTGACATGGGGAGTTTTCGATCCGAACGAGAACAAACGCCTTCCGCTATCGCTTGAGGCTAGAACTGAGTGCGAAGTAAAGCCTGGCGATTTCATTCTATCCCGTGCAAATACCGCCGAATTAGTTGCGCGCAGTGTTTGCGTGCCTGATGGCTGCCCAAAGAAGCTCTTAATGAGCGATAAAATTGTCCGTCTGAATTTCCTCGACAATGATCTGAAACCTTGGGTAAATTTGGTCAACAACTCGGAAGTTGCTCGTTTTTACTACAAGGAACGAGCAACTGGCACTAGTGACTCGATGCGCAATGTATCACGCCAAGTTATCCATGAATTACCGATTCCTCTCCCTTCTCTGAGAGTGCAGGAGCGAATTTTATCTACCTTAAGTCGCTTGCTTCAATATTGCGACTCATTAGAAAAGCAGGCAGCTTCTCGCATTAAACTGAGCACACAACTTGCGGCAAGTACCATCGCGAGTCTCACCGGAATCGCAATTGAACATGAAGAGGAACCCATGAAAGCCCCTCAAACCGAGCTGATCTCCTTACTACGTTTGGGCGCAGCGCCCGACATCAAAGATCAAGCCCCGCTTGCCACCATTCTGGCCCGTCATAATGGTGAAATGAACGCCAAGGATTTATGGCAGCGATTCAACGGTGAGATTGATGCCTTCTATGCACAACTGAAAACTGAAGTGGCCAACGGCTGGATTAAGGAACCGACTCCTGCCGAAGTTCGTGAAAAACCAGATAACACGGTGGGTGCTTGA